The following proteins are encoded in a genomic region of Arcobacter suis CECT 7833:
- a CDS encoding L-aspartate oxidase, whose product MIYDYIIIGTGIAGLNAARLIPKDKRVLILCKMSTWNCNTFWAQGGIASAVDEADIPAHIQDTLTAGVNYNDKNAVELLSKKSISTIKNLIDSGMKFDLNEKGELAFTKEAAHSRNRILHADGDATGRMIHIFLLERCPHAIITQAVVCDLLIKDDVCYGVQYFTDETNQKVVYAHNTIIASGGVGSIYRYHTNSTANAGEIQGIISEKNLPLKDMEMMQFHPTVVKGTSFARKPLLSEALRGEGAYIVDENGYRFLFDYHKDGELAPRDVVSRSIFDYNKKTGLGVYLSFETFEKKAFKKRFPNIYSNLKELGYDLPFERVPISPAFHYSMGGIETSLDAKVKGMKNLYAIGEVACTGVHGANRLASNSLLEGLVFSQIAVENALKDDFKITKENYDKPIINYIRNKEIDKDIKDNLREMMWTHASIVRNPNNLKTTLETIEKYLKLDVGRLLFLRLLTAKSILKSALERKKSLGAHYIKEN is encoded by the coding sequence ATGATATATGATTATATAATAATAGGTACTGGAATTGCTGGGCTTAATGCTGCAAGACTGATTCCAAAAGATAAAAGAGTTTTGATTTTATGCAAAATGTCAACTTGGAATTGTAATACTTTTTGGGCTCAAGGAGGAATTGCAAGTGCAGTTGATGAAGCTGATATTCCAGCACATATTCAAGATACATTAACAGCAGGTGTTAACTACAATGATAAAAATGCGGTTGAGCTTTTAAGTAAAAAATCAATTTCTACAATAAAGAATTTAATAGATTCAGGAATGAAATTTGACCTAAATGAAAAAGGCGAATTAGCGTTTACAAAAGAAGCAGCACATAGTAGAAATAGAATTTTACATGCAGATGGTGATGCAACTGGAAGAATGATTCATATTTTTTTATTAGAGCGTTGTCCTCATGCAATAATAACTCAAGCAGTAGTTTGTGATTTATTAATAAAAGATGACGTTTGTTATGGAGTTCAATATTTTACAGATGAAACAAATCAAAAAGTAGTTTATGCTCACAACACAATAATTGCAAGTGGTGGAGTTGGTTCAATTTATAGATATCATACAAACTCAACTGCAAATGCTGGTGAAATTCAAGGGATTATTTCTGAAAAAAATCTCCCATTAAAAGATATGGAAATGATGCAGTTTCACCCAACAGTTGTAAAAGGAACTTCATTTGCTCGAAAACCACTTTTAAGTGAAGCTTTAAGAGGTGAGGGTGCTTATATTGTTGATGAAAATGGATATAGATTTTTATTTGATTATCATAAAGATGGTGAATTAGCTCCAAGGGATGTTGTTAGTCGTTCTATTTTTGATTACAACAAAAAAACAGGTTTAGGAGTTTATCTATCTTTTGAAACTTTTGAGAAAAAAGCTTTTAAAAAAAGATTTCCAAATATCTATTCAAATCTAAAAGAGTTAGGTTATGATTTACCTTTTGAACGAGTTCCAATTTCTCCAGCATTTCATTATTCAATGGGTGGAATTGAGACATCTTTAGATGCAAAAGTAAAAGGAATGAAAAACTTATATGCTATTGGTGAAGTTGCTTGCACTGGTGTTCATGGTGCAAATAGATTGGCATCAAACTCTTTACTTGAGGGATTGGTTTTTTCTCAAATTGCAGTTGAAAATGCATTAAAAGATGATTTTAAAATCACAAAAGAAAATTATGATAAACCAATCATTAATTACATACGAAATAAAGAAATTGACAAAGATATAAAAGATAATTTAAGAGAAATGATGTGGACACATGCATCAATCGTAAGAAACCCAAATAATCTTAAAACTACACTAGAAACAATAGAAAAGTATTTAAAATTAGATGTTGGTAGATTACTTTTTTTAAGATTACTTACAGCTAAATCGATTTTAAAATCTGCTTTAGAGCGAAAGAAATCTCTTGGCGCTCACTATATTAAGGAGAATTAA
- a CDS encoding DUF721 domain-containing protein, with protein sequence MKKINEILSHLKNNPEFSKINTSFLIKKFIEVLPLKLKKGVKFAYVKNQTLFFVLTHPVYKMEFEYNKADIKSLLKNFKIANVEDIGFFITNVIEKKEEAKAPISLYVERSYGIFENKAKNEQIFRKFEKIREIIKNS encoded by the coding sequence ATGAAAAAAATTAATGAAATACTTAGTCATCTTAAAAATAATCCTGAATTCAGTAAGATTAATACATCTTTTTTAATTAAAAAGTTTATAGAAGTTCTTCCTTTAAAACTAAAAAAAGGAGTAAAGTTTGCTTATGTGAAAAATCAAACTTTGTTTTTTGTATTAACCCATCCTGTTTATAAAATGGAGTTTGAGTATAACAAAGCAGATATAAAATCATTATTAAAAAATTTCAAGATTGCAAATGTTGAAGATATTGGATTTTTTATTACGAATGTTATTGAAAAAAAAGAAGAAGCAAAAGCACCAATTTCCCTTTATGTTGAGAGATCATATGGAATTTTTGAAAATAAAGCAAAAAATGAACAAATATTCAGAAAATTTGAAAAGATAAGAGAAATTATAAAAAATTCTTAA
- a CDS encoding M48 family metallopeptidase: MSFQIEINQKLVTVKLEKRRNIKHVYLRVLNPTLIQIKTNIYYTLYEAKDLIQKKMTWIENSIIRLEEKNINEDEFLYLGVRKKLEDFKIKNIDTFYKKEIIKYLPDLVDMYSKKMNLIPTSLKYRKNKRTWGSCNYKNGLNFNILLMKFPIELMEYVVIHELAHIKHKNHSKKFWDLVEEFCPDYKQREKIFKNFL; encoded by the coding sequence TTGAGCTTCCAAATTGAAATAAATCAGAAATTAGTAACCGTTAAATTAGAAAAAAGAAGAAATATTAAACATGTTTATTTAAGAGTTTTAAATCCAACTTTAATTCAAATAAAAACAAATATTTATTACACATTATATGAGGCAAAAGATTTAATCCAAAAAAAAATGACTTGGATAGAAAATTCTATTATTAGACTTGAAGAAAAAAATATAAATGAAGATGAATTTTTATATTTAGGTGTTAGAAAAAAATTAGAAGATTTTAAAATAAAAAATATAGATACTTTTTATAAAAAAGAGATTATTAAATATTTACCAGATTTAGTAGATATGTATTCAAAAAAAATGAATCTAATTCCTACTTCTTTAAAATATAGAAAAAACAAAAGAACTTGGGGTTCATGCAACTATAAAAATGGTTTGAATTTTAATATTTTACTTATGAAATTTCCAATTGAACTTATGGAATATGTAGTTATTCATGAATTAGCTCATATAAAACATAAAAATCATTCAAAAAAGTTTTGGGATTTGGTAGAAGAATTTTGTCCTGATTATAAACAAAGAGAAAAAATATTTAAGAATTTTTTATAA
- a CDS encoding pyridoxal phosphate-dependent aminotransferase: MKIANRMETLSPSVTMAITALGRELKAQGKDILSFSAGEPDFDTPEIIKQAAIKAINDGHTKYTAVEGIIATKQAIINKLKKDHGLEYKLDGIVISNGAKHSLFNLFQVLIENGDEVIIPAPYWVTYPEQVKFSDGVPVFIETDDSTDFKITPAQLKAVITPKTKVLLLNTPSNPTGSVYSKEELLALGEVLKGTDIIVFSDEMYEKIMYNGKKFTAAAEVSEDMFKRTVTINGLSKAVAMTGWRFGYIATCDVALAKTLTKLQGQVTSNINTMTQYAAIPALEGDADADIEMMRVEFEKRKNIVVKSFNEIKGLSTTDPDGAFYVFVNIKEVSNDSMKFCSDLLEQKGVALVPGLAFGTEGYVRFSFATDLATIQEGIKRIKEFVENK; this comes from the coding sequence ATGAAAATTGCAAACAGAATGGAAACTCTGTCTCCATCGGTTACTATGGCAATTACTGCCTTAGGTAGAGAGCTTAAAGCTCAAGGTAAAGATATACTAAGTTTTAGTGCAGGTGAACCTGACTTTGATACACCTGAAATTATTAAACAAGCAGCTATTAAAGCTATTAATGATGGACATACTAAATATACAGCAGTTGAGGGTATTATCGCTACCAAGCAAGCAATTATTAACAAACTAAAAAAAGACCACGGTTTAGAATATAAATTAGATGGTATTGTTATAAGTAATGGTGCAAAACATTCATTATTTAACCTTTTTCAAGTATTAATTGAAAATGGTGATGAAGTTATTATTCCAGCACCTTATTGGGTTACATATCCTGAACAAGTAAAATTTTCAGATGGTGTTCCTGTATTTATTGAAACTGATGATTCAACTGATTTCAAAATTACACCAGCTCAATTAAAAGCTGTAATTACACCAAAAACAAAAGTATTACTTTTAAATACTCCATCAAATCCAACTGGTTCTGTTTATTCAAAAGAAGAACTATTAGCTTTAGGAGAAGTTTTAAAAGGTACAGATATTATTGTATTTTCTGATGAAATGTATGAAAAAATAATGTATAACGGTAAAAAATTTACAGCAGCTGCTGAAGTTTCTGAAGATATGTTCAAAAGAACAGTTACAATCAATGGTTTAAGTAAAGCAGTAGCGATGACTGGTTGGAGATTTGGATATATTGCAACTTGCGATGTAGCATTAGCAAAAACATTAACAAAACTTCAAGGTCAAGTTACTTCAAATATCAACACAATGACTCAATATGCAGCTATTCCTGCACTTGAGGGTGATGCTGATGCTGATATTGAGATGATGAGAGTTGAATTTGAAAAAAGAAAAAACATAGTAGTTAAATCATTTAATGAAATTAAAGGTTTATCAACAACAGATCCAGATGGTGCATTTTATGTTTTTGTAAATATCAAAGAAGTTTCTAACGACTCGATGAAATTCTGTTCAGATTTATTAGAACAAAAAGGTGTAGCTTTAGTTCCTGGACTTGCTTTTGGAACAGAAGGCTATGTTAGATTCTCTTTTGCTACTGATTTAGCAACTATTCAAGAGGGAATTAAAAGAATTAAAGAGTTCGTAGAAAACAAATAA